A region from the Amblyraja radiata isolate CabotCenter1 unplaced genomic scaffold, sAmbRad1.1.pri S93, whole genome shotgun sequence genome encodes:
- the LOC116969646 gene encoding zinc finger protein 239-like, which yields MAALHAARALPSCFKSSKDLKGHSRVHTGERPYTCSDCGKGFTRSSHLLVHQRTHTNERPYTCAQSGKDFTQSGNLVLHQRTHTGEHLFTCAQCGKGFTHSSNLLRHQRTHTGERPFTCAQCGKGFTHSSNLLRHQHTHTGERPYTCVQCGKGFTRSDRLLYHQRTHT from the exons atggctgctctacATGCGGCgagagctttacccagtt gcttcaagtcgtccaaggatCTGAAGGGGCATAGCcgcgtgcacaccggggaacgcccctacacatgcagcgactgcggcaagggcttcacccggtctagtcacctgctggtgcaccagcgcacccacaccaacGAGCGCCCCTACACATGTGCCCAGagcggcaaggacttcacccaATCCGGCAACCTGGTGCTGCATCAGCGCACCCATACCGGCGAGCACCTCTTCACCTGCGCgcagtgcggcaaaggcttcacccattccagcaacttgctgaggcaccagcgcacccacaccggggagcgccccttcacctgcgcccagtgcggcaagggcttcacccactccagcaacttgctgaggcaccagcacacccacaccggggagcgcccctacacttgcgtccagtgcggcaagggcttcacccgctcagaCCGCCTGCTgtatcaccagcgcacccacaccg